In one Cicer arietinum cultivar CDC Frontier isolate Library 1 unplaced genomic scaffold, Cicar.CDCFrontier_v2.0 Ca_scaffold_5594_v2.0, whole genome shotgun sequence genomic region, the following are encoded:
- the LOC101512408 gene encoding uncharacterized protein has protein sequence MNPSKLSSLLLTLSLIIIFSQTSNAKLFEDVCKATAEDNDRCLQILKSEPKIVSANSDIALCKLILQFALKKGEEAQNYLKEMMKTNPSPAIKECATIHYDEVVGSFKSSLGELKEDELTANYDAKVAGDGPTTCETALASENINIPKISDLNKEILLLSKIAFLATNKLPNS, from the coding sequence atgaatcCATCAAAACTTTCATCCTTGTTATTAACACTTTCATTGATCATCATATTTTCTCAAACATCGAACGCCAAATTGTTTGAAGATGTTTGCAAAGCGACCGCAGAAGACAACGACCGTTGCCTTCAAATTTTGAAGTCAGAGCCTAAAATTGTCTCCGCGAATAGCGATATAGCACTATGTAAACTCATCTTACAATTTGCCCTAAAAAAGGGTGAAGAGGCTCAGAATTACCTAAAGGAAATGATGAAGACAAATCCATCACCAGCAATTAAAGAATGTGCAACTATTCATTATGATGAGGTGGTTGGATCATTCAAAAGTTCCTTAGGTGAGTTGAAAGAAGATGAATTAACAGCAAACTATGATGCCAAAGTTGCCGGTGATGGTCCTACAACATGTGAAACTGCCTTGGCTTcagaaaatattaatattccTAAAATTTCTGATCTAAATAAAGAGATATTGTTGCTTAGCAAAATTGCATTTTTAGCCACAAACAAACTTCC